One genomic segment of bacterium includes these proteins:
- a CDS encoding prohibitin family protein → MLFIIAILAAIVAFFVYKNAKKRFQKNESTFAMLGFIVALFIALLQSFTVIPAGHTGVIDFLGYVSDNTLKPGVNLVNPMANVEKMSIKTQELKEMMNVPSQEGLSVELEISLLYKLDSEKANQIYKTVGPNYVEIILTPQFRSVVRGVTARYEAKALYTASREKLAGEIVSELEKLVGPRGITVEQAALRQIKLPPRLTQSIEEKLQAEQESQRMAFILLKEEQEADRKRIEAKGIADFQEIVSKGISEQLLKWKGIEATEKLANSSNSKVVIIGSPKDGLPIILGSDK, encoded by the coding sequence ATGTTATTCATAATAGCTATTCTGGCGGCAATTGTTGCATTCTTCGTTTATAAAAATGCAAAGAAAAGATTTCAAAAAAATGAATCTACATTTGCAATGCTTGGATTTATAGTTGCATTATTTATCGCTCTGCTGCAGTCCTTTACCGTGATCCCTGCTGGTCATACTGGTGTCATCGATTTTCTTGGTTATGTAAGTGATAACACTTTAAAGCCCGGAGTAAATCTAGTCAACCCGATGGCAAATGTTGAAAAGATGAGCATCAAAACTCAGGAATTAAAGGAGATGATGAATGTTCCGTCGCAGGAAGGACTAAGTGTTGAGCTCGAGATAAGCTTATTGTATAAACTTGATTCAGAGAAAGCAAATCAGATATATAAAACCGTCGGGCCAAATTATGTTGAGATAATTCTGACACCACAATTCCGATCTGTAGTAAGAGGAGTTACTGCACGGTATGAAGCGAAAGCATTATACACGGCTTCCAGAGAAAAGCTTGCCGGAGAAATTGTAAGTGAACTGGAGAAATTGGTTGGACCAAGAGGAATAACAGTCGAGCAAGCAGCTTTAAGACAGATTAAACTTCCACCACGTTTAACCCAGTCAATAGAAGAAAAACTGCAGGCAGAGCAGGAAAGCCAGAGGATGGCATTCATCTTATTAAAAGAAGAGCAGGAAGCTGACAGGAAACGAATTGAAGCAAAGGGAATTGCGGATTTCCAGGAGATAGTATCAAAAGGAATTAGTGAGCAGCTTCTTAAATGGAAAGGCATTGAAGCAACTGAAAAGCTTGCAAATTCGTCAAATTCGAAAGTTGTCATAATCGGTTCGCCAAAAGATGGTTTGCCAATAATACTCGGTTCTGACAAATAG
- a CDS encoding thymidine phosphorylase yields MNTVELIKKKRDGKILNDDEIGCLISNYTKGKIPDYQFSALLMAVLLKGMNKTETASLTKSMLNSGKIINLSPLKGNKIDKHSTGGVGDKTSLIIAPIVASAGVYVPMISGRGLGHTGGTLDKLESIPGFRTDLSLSESMRVLKKYGAVLIGQTKEIAPADKMIYALRDVSATVESIPLITASIMSKKLAEGIDGLVLDVKTGSGAFMKSQQDSINLAKSLINTAKSFDKKVIAFITDMNQPLGNYIGNWLEVYESIQVLKGKMKNDLYQLSIKLAGAMIFLGKKSKSLKEGELIAKQKIESGEAFNKFLEIVELQGGDTIYFNHPDRYPKSRYKSTVKSTKSGFIQKINNYNIGMASLELGAGRKTKEDKIDPKAGIIFYVKIGDLVNKGEKICDLYSDSKTKIKIAEALINDSILFSKSKVSSPKLIKKIIR; encoded by the coding sequence ATGAACACAGTGGAATTGATAAAAAAGAAGCGTGATGGCAAGATTTTAAATGATGATGAAATAGGTTGTCTCATATCAAATTATACAAAAGGTAAAATTCCCGATTACCAGTTCTCCGCACTTCTGATGGCTGTTTTGCTGAAAGGAATGAACAAAACCGAAACCGCATCCCTTACCAAATCGATGTTAAATAGTGGAAAGATAATTAATCTTTCTCCTTTAAAAGGAAACAAGATTGACAAGCATTCAACAGGAGGAGTTGGCGATAAAACATCTTTAATCATAGCACCAATTGTAGCATCTGCCGGAGTTTATGTCCCGATGATTTCAGGAAGAGGACTCGGACATACCGGCGGAACTCTCGACAAACTTGAATCAATCCCTGGTTTCAGAACCGATTTGAGTTTATCAGAATCGATGAGAGTTTTGAAAAAATATGGCGCAGTGCTTATTGGCCAAACCAAGGAAATTGCACCCGCAGATAAAATGATCTACGCACTTCGTGATGTTAGTGCCACCGTTGAGTCTATTCCATTAATTACTGCCAGCATAATGAGCAAAAAATTAGCAGAAGGAATTGATGGTTTGGTGCTGGATGTTAAAACCGGCAGCGGTGCGTTCATGAAAAGTCAACAGGATTCAATCAATCTGGCAAAATCATTAATTAATACTGCCAAGTCATTTGATAAAAAAGTGATTGCGTTTATCACCGATATGAATCAGCCTTTGGGAAACTATATCGGAAACTGGCTGGAAGTTTATGAGTCTATTCAGGTGTTGAAGGGTAAAATGAAGAATGATCTTTACCAGCTTTCAATAAAACTTGCCGGCGCTATGATTTTTCTTGGGAAGAAATCAAAGTCATTAAAAGAAGGTGAACTCATCGCAAAACAAAAAATCGAAAGCGGTGAAGCATTCAACAAGTTTTTGGAGATTGTGGAACTCCAGGGCGGTGATACAATTTATTTTAATCATCCTGATCGATATCCCAAATCAAGGTATAAATCAACTGTGAAATCAACTAAAAGTGGTTTCATACAAAAAATAAATAATTATAATATTGGAATGGCATCACTTGAACTTGGTGCCGGCAGAAAAACAAAAGAGGACAAAATTGATCCAAAAGCCGGAATTATTTTTTATGTTAAAATTGGGGACCTTGTGAACAAGGGAGAAAAAATTTGTGATCTGTATTCTGATTCTAAAACAAAAATAAAAATAGCTGAAGCTCTGATCAATGATTCAATACTGTTTTCAAAATCCAAAGTGAGTTCACCAAAGCTTATCAAAAAAATAATTCGTTAA
- a CDS encoding glutamyl-tRNA reductase: protein MNLFAISINHRTAPVELREAVYLKEDEIRPFINLAKEHQIKEGLILSTCNRTEIFGIPVSTDASHENFQNLLLNFKPSQNISEHHFQKFISRDAIKHLFSVATGIDSLLIGDNQVFKQVKDSFQIAEETNFAGYIMHRIFDAAIRTGKRAISETSISEGAVTVSYAAVQLTEKIFSNLSKKSALVIGTGETGEIAAKHLSERGIGSLAVTNRTQEKAEKLAEKLKAKVIPFSDYKELIYKFDIIISATAAPDILLRKDDVKNALKKRSNNPMILMDIAVPRDIDPATKEIDYVFYHDLDSLNIIVDQNLTKRKSEIPKVEKIIEEELDNFWEWYNSLQAAPAIKDLRDYFEEIRNEEVEKNKNKFSVEDQEKLDIVTKRIINKILHHPTIELRKADEVSSSVDSSTKIGIIRDLFGIHPGKKSEKE, encoded by the coding sequence ATGAATTTATTTGCCATATCGATAAATCACAGAACTGCTCCTGTTGAGTTAAGAGAAGCAGTTTATCTTAAAGAAGATGAAATCCGTCCTTTCATTAATCTTGCAAAAGAACATCAGATAAAAGAAGGATTAATTTTATCAACCTGTAACCGTACTGAAATATTTGGAATACCGGTCAGCACTGACGCCAGCCATGAAAATTTTCAGAATCTTCTTCTGAATTTTAAACCGTCACAAAATATTTCAGAGCATCATTTTCAAAAATTTATTTCCAGAGATGCAATAAAACATTTGTTCAGTGTAGCAACCGGAATTGATTCGCTTCTGATTGGGGACAACCAGGTTTTTAAACAAGTAAAGGATTCATTCCAGATTGCCGAAGAGACAAACTTTGCCGGTTACATTATGCATAGGATTTTTGATGCTGCAATCCGAACCGGAAAAAGAGCAATTTCCGAAACCTCGATAAGCGAAGGGGCAGTAACAGTCAGTTACGCTGCAGTTCAGCTAACAGAAAAGATATTTTCAAACCTTAGTAAGAAATCGGCATTGGTAATTGGAACCGGTGAGACAGGTGAGATCGCAGCAAAACATCTTTCAGAAAGAGGAATTGGAAGTCTTGCTGTTACCAACAGAACTCAAGAGAAGGCTGAAAAACTTGCTGAGAAACTAAAAGCGAAAGTAATTCCATTCAGTGATTACAAGGAATTAATTTATAAGTTTGATATAATTATCAGTGCAACCGCCGCACCTGATATTCTTCTTCGAAAAGACGACGTTAAAAATGCTTTGAAGAAAAGAAGCAACAATCCGATGATATTAATGGATATTGCTGTTCCACGCGACATCGATCCTGCAACAAAAGAGATTGACTACGTTTTCTACCACGATCTTGATTCGCTGAATATAATCGTCGATCAGAATCTCACTAAAAGAAAATCAGAAATCCCAAAAGTTGAAAAAATAATTGAAGAAGAACTTGATAATTTCTGGGAGTGGTACAACTCGCTTCAAGCTGCACCTGCAATAAAAGACCTTCGTGATTACTTTGAAGAAATAAGAAATGAAGAAGTCGAAAAAAATAAAAACAAATTTTCTGTGGAAGACCAGGAAAAGCTTGATATTGTAACTAAAAGAATTATCAATAAAATTCTTCACCATCCAACAATTGAATTACGTAAAGCTGACGAGGTTTCTTCATCAGTAGACTCTTCAACTAAAATTGGAATAATAAGAGACCTTTTTGGAATCCATCCCGGGAAAAAATCAGAAAAAGAATAG
- the ccsA gene encoding cytochrome c biogenesis protein CcsA, producing MLSGIHTINILLPIFYFTTLVVYFYDFLKGEKKLANIKRVFLFITLFLHLIYIVLRTIAFDHPPITNVFEIFTILAITISFSYFLVELVSDIRGTGPFIIILPFLFQLISSLFIQDLTEVKDVLRSNLLGIHVISALLGYSGFTISAVYGFLYLVLYKDIKLNKFGLIFNRLPNLEVLERLSLYSAIIGFIALTIAIIIGVIWLPIAFPKFSYLDPKLIGTMLVWLLYAIGITSKAFGKWRGKRLVTLSIAGFMLAIISTILSNFLAQSFHSFY from the coding sequence ATGCTATCAGGCATCCATACTATTAATATATTACTGCCAATCTTCTATTTTACCACATTAGTGGTTTATTTCTACGATTTCCTAAAAGGGGAAAAAAAGCTTGCAAACATCAAAAGAGTTTTTCTTTTTATAACTCTTTTCCTTCATTTAATTTACATAGTACTACGGACGATAGCTTTTGATCATCCACCAATAACAAATGTCTTTGAAATATTCACGATACTCGCAATTACTATCAGCTTCTCTTATTTTCTTGTCGAGCTTGTTTCTGATATAAGAGGAACCGGTCCATTTATTATAATTCTTCCTTTTCTTTTCCAGTTGATCTCTTCCCTTTTCATACAAGATTTAACTGAAGTTAAAGATGTACTTAGAAGTAATTTGCTGGGTATTCATGTAATTAGCGCACTGCTCGGTTATTCTGGTTTTACTATTTCAGCAGTGTATGGATTTCTTTACTTGGTTCTCTATAAGGACATTAAGCTTAATAAGTTTGGTTTGATATTCAATCGTCTCCCGAACCTGGAAGTGCTTGAGAGACTAAGCTTATATTCTGCAATCATCGGTTTTATTGCATTGACCATCGCAATAATAATTGGCGTCATCTGGCTGCCGATTGCTTTTCCAAAATTCTCATATCTCGATCCGAAATTAATTGGTACGATGCTAGTTTGGCTGCTGTACGCGATTGGGATAACTAGCAAAGCTTTTGGTAAATGGAGAGGTAAACGATTGGTTACACTTTCAATTGCAGGATTCATGCTTGCAATCATTTCTACAATTCTTTCAAACTTTTTAGCACAGAGCTTTCATTCTTTCTATTAA
- the hemC gene encoding hydroxymethylbilane synthase, whose translation MKHKIIIGSRGSELALWQANFVKREVEKRNKNISVEIKIIKTKGDKILDVALSKIGDRSLFTKELEIELLNKKIDLAVHSLKDLQTEIPKGLKLSAVTKRHNVQDVLISRKKGTTIFNLPENATVATGSLRRRCQLLHLRPDLNIVELRGNVPSRIKKFLESDWDAIILARAGVERLKLNKHISSIIKTDAMLPAVGQGALGIETRADNIIVNEIVKSIHHENTYRAVLAERSLLKTLEGGCQVPIGAFAEVKQNGLHIDALVGSLDGTLTFRKRIRGGKSNPEKLGKKLADDLIKAGAKSILEEIYKTARAK comes from the coding sequence TTGAAGCATAAAATCATTATCGGTTCAAGAGGAAGTGAACTCGCTCTATGGCAGGCAAATTTTGTTAAGAGAGAAGTTGAGAAGAGAAACAAAAATATTTCGGTTGAAATAAAGATCATTAAAACAAAAGGAGATAAAATTCTCGATGTTGCTCTTTCGAAAATCGGTGACCGCAGCTTGTTCACAAAGGAATTGGAGATAGAACTTCTTAATAAAAAAATTGATCTCGCAGTCCACAGTCTGAAAGATTTGCAAACCGAAATTCCAAAAGGATTAAAGTTGTCTGCGGTGACAAAACGCCACAACGTTCAGGATGTTCTGATCTCAAGAAAAAAAGGAACAACTATTTTCAACCTTCCTGAAAATGCAACTGTTGCAACTGGATCACTGAGAAGAAGATGCCAGCTTCTTCATCTCAGACCTGATTTGAATATAGTTGAATTGAGAGGAAACGTTCCTTCACGAATAAAAAAATTTCTTGAATCTGATTGGGATGCAATCATTCTCGCAAGAGCCGGTGTTGAGAGACTTAAGTTAAACAAACATATTTCTTCAATAATAAAAACAGATGCGATGCTTCCTGCCGTAGGACAGGGCGCACTTGGAATTGAAACGAGAGCGGACAATATAATTGTAAACGAAATTGTGAAGTCAATTCACCACGAAAATACTTACAGGGCTGTCTTAGCTGAACGCTCCTTGTTAAAAACTCTTGAAGGCGGTTGTCAGGTCCCAATCGGAGCTTTTGCAGAAGTGAAACAAAATGGATTACACATTGACGCATTAGTTGGTTCTCTTGATGGCACCTTAACATTCAGAAAAAGAATTCGTGGCGGCAAAAGTAATCCGGAAAAACTCGGAAAGAAATTAGCCGATGATCTCATAAAAGCAGGCGCGAAATCTATTCTTGAAGAAATCTACAAAACAGCGAGGGCAAAATGA
- the aspS gene encoding aspartate--tRNA ligase, which yields MKFNIRTHTCGELREKNIGEKVVLNGWVDRRRDLGGLIFIWLRDRYGISQVVFEPDINKDSYELAKKLRSEFVVSVEGKVRKRPDDAINKDLVTGTVDVLADNLIILNEAETPPFAIKDETDAFEDLRLKYRYLDLRRPALQKVLLLRHRMYQLVRKYFDENNFVEVETPILMKSTPEGARDYLVPSRVHKGKFYALPQSPQQYKQLLMVSGFDRYFQIVKCFRDEDLRADRQPEFTQIDVEMSFITQEQIFAVVEGLMKLLFKKIWDLDLSLPLKRLSYEDAMMKYGSDKPDLRFGMELQYLNDLFQKSEFKVFRDVIDSNGIVSGIVATGCASFSRNQIDGLTNFVKNLGAKGLVWFKVQENGVDSPTAKFLSEAEINKLLSVTNAKPNDLILVLAGEKNSTLNQLGALRLELARKLELIKPETPPQLLWVTEFPLFEWDEESKRFFAMHHPFTSPKLEEIDLLEKNPGKIKAQAYDLVLNGNEIAGGSVRIHNSELQSRMFKALGISDKEAKQKFGFLMNAFKYGAPPHGGIAFGFDRMTMLFAGVDSIRDTIAFPKTASAVSLMDECPSEVSKDQLKELHIKML from the coding sequence ATGAAATTTAATATTCGCACACATACGTGCGGCGAACTCAGAGAGAAAAATATTGGTGAAAAAGTTGTTCTTAACGGCTGGGTGGACAGAAGAAGAGACCTTGGCGGGTTGATATTTATCTGGTTGAGAGATCGTTATGGAATTTCGCAAGTCGTCTTCGAGCCCGACATTAATAAAGATTCATATGAACTTGCAAAAAAATTACGGAGCGAGTTTGTAGTTTCTGTAGAAGGAAAAGTGCGAAAGAGACCGGACGACGCAATTAATAAAGATTTAGTTACAGGAACGGTTGACGTACTTGCTGATAATCTTATTATTCTCAACGAAGCGGAAACACCCCCTTTTGCAATTAAGGATGAAACAGATGCATTTGAAGATTTAAGGTTGAAATACAGGTATCTTGATTTACGCAGACCGGCTCTTCAAAAAGTTTTGCTGCTAAGGCATCGAATGTATCAGCTGGTCCGGAAATACTTCGATGAAAACAATTTTGTTGAAGTTGAAACACCAATTTTGATGAAAAGCACTCCTGAAGGTGCTCGTGACTATCTGGTTCCAAGCAGAGTTCACAAAGGAAAATTTTATGCACTCCCGCAGTCACCACAGCAGTATAAACAATTATTAATGGTGTCGGGATTCGACAGATATTTTCAGATTGTAAAATGTTTCAGAGATGAAGATCTCCGTGCTGATCGTCAACCTGAGTTTACTCAGATAGATGTTGAGATGTCTTTCATAACCCAGGAACAGATTTTTGCAGTGGTAGAAGGACTAATGAAATTACTTTTTAAGAAAATCTGGGACCTCGATTTATCTCTTCCGCTGAAAAGATTATCGTATGAAGACGCAATGATGAAATACGGCAGCGATAAACCCGACCTAAGATTTGGAATGGAACTTCAATATTTAAATGACCTTTTTCAGAAATCGGAATTTAAAGTGTTCCGGGATGTAATTGATTCGAATGGTATCGTAAGTGGAATAGTTGCGACTGGTTGTGCATCCTTCAGCCGTAATCAGATTGATGGATTGACTAATTTTGTAAAAAATCTTGGTGCAAAAGGACTTGTCTGGTTTAAGGTGCAGGAGAATGGCGTTGATTCTCCGACAGCGAAATTTTTAAGTGAAGCAGAAATCAACAAACTTCTCTCAGTAACGAATGCTAAACCAAATGATTTAATTCTTGTTCTTGCTGGTGAGAAAAATTCAACGCTTAATCAATTAGGTGCATTAAGACTTGAATTAGCCAGAAAATTGGAATTGATTAAACCAGAAACACCGCCACAACTTTTATGGGTTACTGAGTTTCCGTTATTTGAATGGGACGAAGAATCAAAAAGATTTTTTGCAATGCATCATCCGTTCACTTCTCCAAAATTGGAAGAAATTGACTTGTTGGAAAAAAATCCCGGTAAAATTAAGGCACAAGCATACGATCTGGTATTAAATGGAAATGAAATAGCAGGGGGAAGCGTCAGGATTCACAATTCGGAATTGCAAAGCAGAATGTTCAAAGCTCTTGGAATAAGCGATAAGGAAGCAAAGCAAAAGTTTGGATTTTTAATGAATGCATTTAAATATGGCGCACCACCACATGGTGGAATTGCTTTCGGATTTGACCGGATGACAATGCTTTTTGCCGGAGTTGATTCCATTCGTGATACGATTGCCTTTCCTAAAACCGCAAGCGCAGTGTCGCTGATGGATGAATGTCCCTCTGAAGTAAGCAAAGATCAATTGAAAGAATTGCATATAAAAATGTTATAA
- a CDS encoding glycosyltransferase family 39 protein, with amino-acid sequence MKRFFNKNYPQIILFGLIIFSYTHNLWFDFTYIDDNLIVFDEYENINSLSKIPSSFVNGYLFDNYYRPIVMISFIIDTAIAGQSSVMYHLTNIILHIIVTLLLFKILLLLGIKETISLITVALFAVHPINVSAASWIVGRNDLLLALFSVGSIYFYIRFKEDNRKLYLILCLIAYLFAMLSKEAGALVPMLILFYELLIRTKSGFKLSQIYSLIYFAVPALIYLSLRKFVAHVIVREEIGITSFFQNIYILFEYLAKTVYFFYIDPLPVKNNILLIIGIVTFIGIILFLLVNRKEKIINTFLFGLLIFLIFVLPTLFVRVNADDGVFNYIDCRMYLPLIGLTISIAVIIEKFSVVFKKPYKVVLVTTLFVYLLSFTFVHSMVYKNGLSYWMTALEKNPERATYWMGLGFYYLDNKMYSEALMCAEKAINLKPDIGQYYLKAAFASEAAGDLEKAIEFLEMGINTEADKPVNLVNLIKNYLRLGNKEKADEFTKQLMSLNISDNKKKSNIYSNIAYYYSFSDLFCESISFMQIAIENDPSNPQYLNDQGVFYFKTGQIDSAKQFIIKAIQLDPNNTNYQKNLGIVTSRPDI; translated from the coding sequence ATGAAGAGATTTTTTAATAAAAACTACCCGCAAATAATACTTTTTGGATTAATAATATTTTCCTACACTCACAATCTTTGGTTTGATTTTACCTACATCGATGATAATCTTATTGTATTTGATGAATATGAGAACATTAATAGTCTCTCCAAGATTCCTTCATCGTTTGTTAATGGATATCTTTTTGATAATTATTATCGTCCGATTGTGATGATAAGTTTTATCATTGATACTGCTATTGCCGGTCAGTCTTCCGTAATGTATCATCTAACTAATATTATTTTACATATTATTGTAACGCTTCTGCTCTTCAAAATTTTATTACTTCTTGGAATTAAGGAGACAATTTCGCTGATAACAGTAGCTCTTTTTGCTGTTCATCCAATTAATGTAAGTGCTGCTTCCTGGATTGTTGGGAGGAACGACCTTCTTCTGGCACTTTTCAGTGTAGGTAGTATATATTTCTATATACGTTTCAAAGAAGACAATAGGAAATTATATTTAATTCTATGCCTGATAGCGTATCTGTTCGCTATGCTATCCAAGGAAGCAGGAGCTCTTGTTCCAATGCTGATATTATTTTATGAATTACTTATTCGAACAAAGAGTGGTTTTAAGCTAAGCCAAATCTACTCGCTAATATATTTTGCTGTTCCAGCTTTGATCTATCTTTCCTTAAGAAAATTTGTTGCCCACGTAATTGTGAGAGAAGAAATTGGAATAACCTCATTTTTTCAGAACATTTATATCCTTTTTGAATATTTAGCAAAGACGGTCTATTTCTTTTACATTGATCCATTACCAGTTAAAAATAATATCTTATTAATAATTGGGATTGTAACATTCATTGGAATTATTTTATTCCTTTTAGTTAACAGAAAAGAAAAAATAATTAACACCTTTTTATTCGGTCTTTTGATATTTTTAATTTTTGTATTACCAACTCTGTTTGTAAGAGTAAATGCTGATGATGGAGTATTCAATTATATTGATTGCAGAATGTATCTGCCCTTAATTGGATTAACAATATCCATCGCGGTAATTATTGAAAAGTTTTCTGTTGTATTTAAAAAACCATATAAGGTTGTTTTGGTAACCACTTTATTTGTCTACCTATTATCGTTTACATTTGTACATAGTATGGTTTATAAAAATGGTTTGAGTTATTGGATGACCGCGCTTGAAAAGAATCCCGAAAGAGCTACTTATTGGATGGGATTGGGTTTTTATTACTTGGATAATAAAATGTATTCAGAAGCTCTGATGTGTGCTGAGAAAGCGATTAATTTAAAACCAGATATTGGCCAATATTACCTTAAAGCAGCTTTTGCAAGTGAAGCAGCTGGAGATTTAGAGAAAGCAATAGAGTTTTTAGAGATGGGAATAAATACCGAAGCAGATAAACCGGTTAATTTAGTTAATCTTATCAAAAATTATCTAAGACTTGGGAATAAGGAAAAAGCTGATGAGTTTACAAAACAGTTGATGAGTCTAAATATTTCAGATAATAAAAAGAAATCGAATATATATTCTAATATTGCATACTACTATAGCTTTTCGGATCTTTTTTGTGAGTCAATTTCATTCATGCAAATAGCAATTGAAAACGATCCATCTAATCCTCAATACCTAAATGATCAAGGTGTATTTTACTTCAAAACAGGGCAGATAGATTCTGCAAAACAGTTTATTATCAAGGCTATTCAACTTGATCCAAATAACACTAACTATCAAAAGAATTTAGGAATTGTGACTTCTAGACCTGATATTTGA
- a CDS encoding type II secretion system F family protein, with protein MVELKFTALKSNGQPITGTVTANSSVEGKKKIQKLVEKNRLKLADVQRKSTYFYRVRKGKEKPIRGEQKAFSKKEVEEALARLGYTVLSVNKKLLDFQRKPPNNEIVTFVKISAELLNQKLGYGEILTLLTNDTQNVTLRNTLKEISNDLKKGADSEATFLKYQNIFGKFTAYMLGLASKSGNMAEIYNATAKFLERRQEFRKSLRSALITPMVTLFVLFLAVVFYVGYIFPETAKLFVRFGIELPPMTAFTLKVSDFLVANPVLIGVLLFLPPIALFQFSRTKKGRLLFDEYILKLPVIGPLIHKTLIEVFCRVFYTLYHGSAESIEPIRIAAEATGNKYFEERIKNIAIPLMLKKGVGVTDAFEAAGVFTETAISRIHSGEESGTIKSTALQLANYYESETVFRLKNLIEIIQVTIAMIIMVIMIALTLVSAETATVRPKTPGVS; from the coding sequence ATGGTTGAGTTAAAATTCACTGCACTGAAATCCAATGGACAACCCATCACAGGCACTGTTACAGCAAATTCATCCGTAGAGGGTAAAAAGAAAATTCAAAAGCTTGTGGAAAAGAATAGACTTAAGTTAGCTGATGTTCAAAGAAAGTCCACTTATTTTTATCGAGTACGTAAGGGTAAAGAAAAACCAATAAGAGGTGAGCAGAAAGCTTTTTCCAAAAAAGAAGTAGAAGAAGCTTTAGCAAGGCTTGGATACACAGTTTTATCTGTCAACAAGAAACTACTTGATTTTCAGAGAAAACCCCCAAACAATGAAATAGTAACATTTGTAAAAATTAGTGCAGAGTTGTTAAATCAGAAACTGGGTTATGGCGAAATTCTAACTCTTTTAACCAATGATACTCAAAATGTCACGCTCAGAAATACACTAAAGGAAATAAGTAACGATCTCAAAAAGGGTGCTGACTCAGAGGCAACTTTTTTAAAGTATCAAAACATATTCGGAAAGTTTACCGCTTATATGCTTGGGCTGGCTTCAAAGAGTGGTAATATGGCTGAAATATATAACGCTACTGCGAAGTTCCTTGAAAGACGACAGGAGTTCAGAAAGAGCTTAAGAAGTGCACTTATTACACCGATGGTAACTTTATTCGTGCTATTTCTTGCAGTCGTATTTTATGTGGGGTATATATTTCCGGAAACAGCAAAGTTGTTCGTTCGCTTCGGAATTGAATTGCCTCCGATGACAGCGTTTACACTCAAAGTCAGCGACTTCTTGGTTGCTAATCCAGTCCTTATCGGAGTTCTGCTTTTTCTTCCACCAATTGCTTTGTTCCAATTCAGCCGGACGAAAAAGGGCAGGTTACTCTTCGATGAATATATATTAAAACTTCCTGTTATTGGTCCCCTAATTCACAAAACATTGATTGAAGTGTTCTGCCGTGTGTTTTACACACTTTATCATGGCTCTGCAGAAAGTATTGAGCCAATCAGAATAGCTGCAGAAGCTACCGGTAACAAGTATTTTGAAGAGAGGATAAAAAATATAGCAATACCCCTAATGCTCAAAAAAGGTGTTGGTGTTACCGATGCATTTGAAGCGGCGGGAGTATTTACGGAAACTGCTATATCAAGAATTCACTCCGGTGAAGAGTCTGGTACCATTAAGAGTACAGCTCTTCAATTGGCAAATTATTATGAAAGCGAAACTGTGTTCAGGCTTAAAAACCTTATCGAAATAATCCAGGTAACAATTGCAATGATTATTATGGTGATTATGATTGCATTGACATTGGTATCTGCAGAAACAGCAACAGTTAGACCGAAGACTCCGGGAGTTAGTTAA